In Agrobacterium sp. RAC06, a single window of DNA contains:
- the putA gene encoding bifunctional proline dehydrogenase/L-glutamate gamma-semialdehyde dehydrogenase PutA has product MIKPATTDFPRFEAPYAGDDDQLIRHFASRLSLSESQNGAIDRRATTYIDAIRNNSGSVGGVEDFLREYGLSTREGLALMVLAEALLRVPDALTQDRLIEDKLKEGGWSEHEAHGDSWFVSASAWALGLSARVIRPGETPEGVMRGLVKRLGLPTVRSATKQAMRFLGHHFVLGETIKDALSRAAKSEERGYRHSFDMLGEGARTAEDAKRYFQSYAMAIEAIGAHMAKHGKSQLLPNRMGISVKLSALHPRYLATHRDRVMRELVPDLLKLAQMAKAHQLNFTVDAEEADRLELSLDVVAAVFADPSLSGWDGFGLAIQAYQKRAPQVIDYIDGLCQQYGRRMMVRLVKGAYWDTEVKRAQERGLDDYPVWTRKQATDLSYLHCAAKLMEKRARIFPQFATHNALTVSTIIELAGADRSGFEFQRLHGMGEALYDTLLSGNDRIACRIYAPVGGYRDLLAYLVRRLLENGANSSFVAVAGDKNIPVSALLERPTEKLGLGNGQSARHSQIPMPLALYGERKNSAGFEFGHRDNLERLMARIGQPLSEIAARPLVPGANGATSDEVVLSPADRTHKVGTVRNATPADVDRAFAAGRQGFALWSRTPVEERAATLDKLADLLEADRDRLLALLALEAGKTLDDGVAEIREAVDFCRYYAAQARKQFGEAEVMPGPTGELNRLSWRGRGVFACISPWNFPLAIFLGQVSAALVAGNAVIAKPAPQTPLIAFEAVKLFHKAGVPEDVLMLLPGAGDVGAAIVAHPKLAGIAFTGSTGTAQAINRTLAAKDGPIVPLIAETGGLNAMIVDATALAEQVADDVVLSAFRSAGQRCSALRILYLQEDIADGMLEMIEGAARELNLGNPLEITTDIGPVIDEKQKAMLESHIAEMKRSQKVRYAGKVPATGNFFAPHIVELDRPEALTREIFGPVLHVVRWKAKALDQVIASIDATGYGLTLGVHSRIEATIRKVTEALDTGNIYVNRNMIGAVVGTQPFGGSGMSGTGFKAGGPAYLSRFAVEQVISVNTAAAGGNASLIAIGEG; this is encoded by the coding sequence ATACGGTTTGTCGACCCGTGAAGGTCTGGCGCTCATGGTGCTTGCCGAAGCGCTCTTGCGCGTGCCCGACGCGCTCACCCAGGACCGTCTGATCGAGGACAAGCTGAAAGAAGGCGGCTGGAGCGAACACGAGGCACACGGCGACAGCTGGTTCGTCTCGGCCTCTGCCTGGGCGCTCGGCCTCTCCGCCCGCGTCATCCGTCCGGGCGAGACGCCTGAAGGCGTCATGCGCGGTCTCGTCAAGCGCCTTGGCCTCCCGACCGTACGCTCGGCCACCAAGCAGGCCATGCGCTTCCTTGGCCATCACTTCGTGCTCGGCGAAACGATCAAGGACGCGCTGTCGCGTGCGGCCAAGAGCGAGGAGCGCGGTTATCGCCACTCCTTCGACATGCTGGGCGAAGGCGCGCGGACGGCTGAAGACGCCAAGCGCTACTTCCAGTCTTATGCCATGGCGATCGAGGCGATCGGCGCGCATATGGCGAAACACGGCAAGAGCCAGCTTCTGCCGAACCGCATGGGCATTTCGGTCAAACTGTCTGCGCTGCATCCGCGTTATCTCGCCACCCATCGCGACCGGGTGATGCGTGAACTGGTGCCGGATCTCTTGAAGCTCGCGCAGATGGCGAAAGCCCATCAGCTGAATTTCACCGTCGATGCCGAAGAGGCCGACCGTCTCGAACTCTCTCTCGACGTGGTCGCCGCCGTCTTTGCCGATCCGTCGCTGTCAGGCTGGGACGGTTTCGGTCTCGCCATCCAGGCCTATCAGAAGCGCGCGCCGCAGGTGATCGATTACATCGACGGCCTCTGCCAGCAGTATGGTCGCCGGATGATGGTGCGTCTGGTCAAGGGCGCCTATTGGGATACGGAAGTGAAGCGCGCTCAGGAGCGCGGCCTCGACGACTACCCTGTCTGGACCCGCAAGCAGGCGACGGATCTCTCCTATCTGCATTGTGCGGCGAAGCTGATGGAAAAGCGCGCCCGCATCTTCCCGCAGTTTGCCACCCATAATGCGCTTACCGTTTCGACGATCATCGAGCTTGCAGGTGCCGATCGCTCCGGCTTCGAATTCCAGCGCCTGCATGGCATGGGCGAGGCACTCTACGACACGCTGCTCTCGGGCAATGATCGCATTGCCTGCCGCATCTACGCGCCTGTCGGCGGCTACCGCGACCTGCTCGCCTATCTCGTCCGCCGCCTGCTTGAAAACGGTGCGAATTCGTCCTTCGTCGCCGTTGCTGGTGACAAGAACATTCCGGTTTCGGCACTTCTGGAGCGGCCCACGGAAAAGCTGGGTCTCGGCAATGGTCAGAGCGCCCGCCACAGCCAGATTCCCATGCCGCTCGCTCTCTACGGCGAGCGCAAGAACAGCGCCGGCTTCGAATTCGGCCATCGCGACAATCTCGAGCGGCTGATGGCCCGCATCGGTCAGCCGCTTTCCGAGATCGCGGCCCGTCCGCTGGTTCCGGGGGCAAACGGCGCGACCAGCGACGAGGTTGTGCTGTCGCCGGCCGATCGCACTCACAAGGTCGGCACGGTGCGCAATGCGACGCCGGCCGATGTCGATCGGGCCTTCGCTGCCGGACGCCAGGGCTTTGCCCTGTGGTCACGGACCCCGGTCGAAGAGCGCGCGGCAACGCTGGACAAGTTGGCCGACCTGCTCGAAGCCGATCGTGATCGTCTGCTTGCGCTTCTGGCGCTCGAAGCCGGCAAGACGCTGGACGATGGTGTTGCCGAAATCCGCGAGGCGGTCGATTTCTGCCGCTACTATGCAGCCCAAGCCCGCAAGCAGTTCGGCGAGGCCGAAGTCATGCCGGGCCCGACCGGCGAGCTCAATCGTTTGTCCTGGCGCGGCCGCGGCGTCTTCGCTTGCATTTCGCCGTGGAACTTCCCGCTGGCCATCTTCCTTGGCCAGGTTTCGGCCGCCCTGGTCGCCGGCAATGCCGTCATCGCCAAGCCCGCGCCGCAGACGCCGCTGATCGCTTTTGAGGCGGTCAAGCTTTTCCACAAGGCGGGCGTGCCTGAAGATGTGCTGATGCTGCTGCCCGGTGCAGGCGACGTTGGTGCCGCGATCGTGGCCCATCCAAAGCTCGCCGGCATCGCCTTTACCGGCTCGACGGGAACCGCCCAGGCGATCAACCGGACGCTTGCCGCCAAGGACGGCCCGATCGTGCCGCTGATTGCCGAAACCGGTGGTCTGAACGCGATGATCGTCGATGCGACCGCGCTTGCCGAACAGGTGGCCGACGACGTCGTGCTCTCAGCATTCCGCTCGGCCGGCCAGCGCTGCTCGGCGCTGCGCATCCTCTATCTGCAGGAAGACATCGCAGACGGCATGCTGGAGATGATCGAAGGTGCGGCCCGCGAGCTAAATCTCGGCAATCCGCTGGAGATCACCACGGATATCGGCCCTGTTATCGACGAGAAGCAGAAGGCGATGCTGGAGAGCCATATCGCCGAGATGAAGCGTAGCCAGAAGGTGCGTTACGCTGGGAAGGTGCCCGCGACCGGCAACTTCTTCGCGCCACATATTGTCGAGCTGGATCGGCCAGAGGCGCTGACCAGGGAAATCTTCGGCCCCGTGCTTCACGTCGTGCGCTGGAAGGCCAAGGCCCTCGACCAGGTCATCGCCTCGATCGATGCCACCGGCTACGGGTTGACGCTTGGTGTGCACAGCCGCATCGAGGCGACGATCCGCAAGGTCACCGAAGCGCTCGACACCGGCAACATCTATGTCAACCGCAACATGATCGGCGCTGTTGTCGGCACCCAGCCCTTCGGCGGCTCCGGCATGTCCGGCACCGGCTTCAAGGCGGGTGGACCGGCTTACTTGAGCCGCTTTGCGGTCGAGCAGGTTATCTCGGTGAATACGGCGGCTGCCGGCGGGAACGCGAGCCTGATCGCGATTGGCGAGGGGTGA
- a CDS encoding formate--tetrahydrofolate ligase, whose translation MTVPSDIEIARAAKKKPIQEIGCKLGIPSENLIPYGHDKAKISASFIKGLSDRPDGKLILVTAINPTPAGEGKTTTTVGLGDGLNRIGKKAVICIREPSLGPCFGVKGGAAGGGYAQVVPMEDINLHFTGDFHAITSAHNLLSALIDNHIYWGNELNIDTRRITWRRVMDMNDRALRQIVTSLGGASNGFPREAGFDITVASEVMAILCLATDLEDLERRLGAIIIGYRRDKSPVFARDLKADGAMAVLLKEALQPNLVQTLENNPALVHGGPFANIAHGCNSVVATKTALKLGDYVVTEAGFGADLGAEKFFDIKCRKAGLTPSAVVLVATVRALKMNGGVAKEDLGREDVAAVERGAVNLARHLDNLAKFGVPAVVAINHFTSDTEAEIAAVKAVAEGLGAEAVLCRHWADGSAGITELAETVVRIAETPSAFHPLYPDAMPLFSKIERIAAEIYRAGEVTADKAVREQLADWERQGYGELPVCMAKTQYSFSTDPTLRGAPEGHEVHVREVRLSAGAGFIVAITGEIMTMPGLPRVPSSERIRLNDVGAIEGLF comes from the coding sequence ATGACCGTACCATCCGACATCGAGATTGCGCGCGCAGCCAAGAAAAAGCCGATCCAGGAGATTGGCTGCAAGCTAGGCATTCCCTCCGAAAACCTGATCCCTTACGGCCACGACAAGGCAAAGATCTCCGCCAGCTTCATCAAGGGGCTTTCGGATCGGCCGGACGGCAAGCTGATCCTGGTGACGGCCATCAACCCGACACCGGCAGGTGAGGGCAAGACAACCACGACCGTCGGCCTCGGTGATGGCCTCAACCGGATCGGCAAAAAGGCCGTGATCTGCATCCGCGAACCCTCGCTCGGTCCCTGTTTCGGGGTGAAGGGTGGGGCCGCCGGTGGCGGCTATGCGCAGGTCGTGCCGATGGAGGACATCAATCTCCATTTCACCGGCGATTTCCACGCGATCACCTCGGCCCATAATCTGCTCTCGGCGCTGATCGACAATCACATCTACTGGGGCAACGAGCTCAACATCGACACGCGTCGCATCACCTGGCGCAGGGTCATGGATATGAACGACCGGGCGCTGCGCCAGATCGTGACGTCGCTTGGTGGCGCCTCGAACGGTTTTCCCCGCGAGGCTGGCTTCGACATCACAGTTGCTTCGGAAGTCATGGCGATCCTCTGCCTTGCGACCGACCTCGAAGACCTGGAGCGGCGGCTCGGCGCGATCATCATCGGTTATCGGCGCGACAAGAGCCCTGTCTTTGCCCGCGATCTGAAGGCCGACGGCGCCATGGCCGTGTTGCTCAAGGAGGCCCTGCAGCCGAACCTCGTGCAGACGCTCGAAAACAATCCGGCGCTGGTGCATGGCGGCCCCTTCGCCAATATCGCCCATGGCTGCAATTCGGTGGTGGCGACGAAGACGGCGTTGAAGCTCGGCGACTATGTCGTGACGGAAGCGGGCTTCGGCGCCGATCTCGGCGCAGAGAAATTCTTCGACATCAAGTGCCGCAAGGCGGGGCTCACGCCCTCGGCCGTCGTCCTCGTCGCGACCGTGCGGGCGCTCAAGATGAATGGCGGCGTGGCGAAGGAGGATCTTGGCCGCGAGGATGTCGCGGCTGTCGAACGGGGCGCCGTCAATCTCGCGCGCCATCTGGACAACCTCGCCAAGTTCGGCGTGCCGGCGGTGGTGGCGATCAACCATTTCACCAGTGATACCGAAGCCGAGATTGCCGCGGTCAAGGCGGTCGCTGAAGGCCTCGGAGCAGAAGCCGTGCTCTGCCGGCACTGGGCTGACGGCTCGGCGGGGATCACCGAGCTTGCCGAAACGGTGGTCCGGATTGCCGAGACACCGTCCGCCTTTCATCCGCTCTATCCCGATGCCATGCCACTCTTTTCCAAGATCGAGCGCATTGCGGCCGAGATCTACCGGGCCGGCGAAGTGACCGCCGACAAGGCTGTGCGTGAGCAATTGGCCGATTGGGAGCGGCAGGGCTATGGCGAGCTGCCGGTCTGCATGGCGAAGACGCAGTATTCCTTCTCGACCGATCCGACGCTACGCGGCGCGCCGGAGGGGCATGAAGTGCATGTTCGCGAGGTGCGGCTCTCGGCCGGCGCCGGTTTCATCGTTGCGATCACAGGCGAGATCATGACCATGCCAGGCCTGCCACGCGTTCCCTCATCGGAACGTATCCGGCTCAATGACGTCGGAGCGATCGAGGGCCTGTTCTAG
- a CDS encoding TonB-dependent hemoglobin/transferrin/lactoferrin family receptor, with amino-acid sequence MRSRSLRPILLACTALAAISSLAPAKAQTAATTTTANGETQLQTIVVKGKRVPVGSVADTPLATETTAEEIEAKQITSIEDLGRVAEPGVNFNRSSGAVNIRGLEGARVLTTLDGIPVPYIFDATRAASGGVDAFNFAALSAVDVMRGADSSRAGSGALGGVLALRTLTPDDLISDDKDWGGVAKTTYDSSDNSWEGSAAVAKRVENTSVMFQGSYKKGHERKSNGTVDTFGTTRTKADPSEYDQHNLLFRLEQQLEGGHTLGLTAERFRKDRVTDSRSLQNTTTFRPGNYTGKKDTDRDRVSLDYQYEAQSQDAIVSNAWASLYWMDQRTMDGYDAIRQTTPIGAIGRENDNNERTIGFIGAAQSELTTGQLNHTFNYGLDIAFGVSDQYSSGYDNCTTPRTGTCLNLHTNQADTPKVNSSKVGLYFDDEIEVGSSGVTVTPGLRFDWVKHSPEMTPEYDRNYLNPALPNGFEDAGLSPKLRLAYDLQPDVTFYGQWAMAFRAPTASELYSAFGGSGTYLRVGNADLQSETSNGFEFGVDLGDEEMGARASVFYNRYKNFIDVTSITAAEAAALGFTGTYPQGRTRYSNISDVEMFGVDLSAHKVFDNGFRVSGGLAYVKGNDLDRGTFIRSVAPLKVVASIGYDTEFWGVGADFVAAQKSRADDGKGTAGTSYFRTAGYGVVDLNAWWEPEQLNGMRITAGVYNVFDKTYFDYASVRTNSSTQARDFYSEPGRTFKISLTQKF; translated from the coding sequence ATGCGCTCCCGGTCCCTCCGCCCCATCCTGCTGGCCTGCACGGCCCTCGCAGCCATCTCCTCGCTTGCCCCCGCAAAGGCCCAGACCGCCGCAACGACGACGACTGCCAATGGCGAGACGCAGCTGCAGACGATCGTGGTGAAGGGGAAGCGGGTGCCGGTGGGGTCGGTTGCGGATACGCCGCTGGCGACGGAGACGACGGCGGAGGAGATTGAGGCCAAGCAGATCACGAGCATCGAAGATCTCGGTCGCGTGGCAGAGCCGGGTGTCAACTTTAACCGCTCCAGCGGAGCCGTGAACATCAGAGGTCTCGAGGGCGCGCGCGTGCTCACGACCTTAGATGGCATTCCTGTACCGTACATCTTCGACGCGACGCGTGCCGCAAGCGGGGGCGTTGACGCGTTCAACTTCGCGGCACTTTCGGCAGTTGATGTCATGCGTGGAGCCGACTCGAGCCGAGCCGGATCGGGTGCGTTGGGGGGCGTTCTAGCCCTCCGGACGCTTACGCCTGATGACCTTATCTCAGATGATAAGGATTGGGGCGGGGTTGCCAAAACGACCTATGACAGTTCCGACAACAGCTGGGAGGGATCCGCCGCCGTCGCGAAGCGAGTGGAGAATACCTCGGTTATGTTCCAGGGATCTTACAAAAAAGGTCATGAGCGCAAAAGCAATGGTACCGTTGATACCTTCGGCACCACGCGGACCAAGGCTGATCCTTCCGAGTACGACCAGCACAATCTCCTGTTCCGTCTGGAACAGCAGCTGGAGGGTGGGCATACACTTGGTCTAACGGCGGAGCGTTTCCGCAAGGATCGTGTAACTGATTCCAGAAGCCTACAGAACACCACCACCTTCCGGCCTGGAAACTATACTGGCAAAAAAGACACCGATCGCGATCGCGTCTCGTTGGACTACCAGTATGAAGCCCAGTCACAGGACGCCATAGTTTCCAATGCATGGGCATCCTTGTACTGGATGGATCAGCGGACCATGGACGGCTATGATGCCATCCGGCAGACCACTCCGATCGGCGCGATTGGGCGCGAAAACGATAACAACGAGCGGACGATCGGGTTTATTGGGGCCGCGCAATCCGAGCTTACGACTGGTCAGCTGAACCATACCTTCAATTATGGTCTGGACATTGCCTTCGGTGTTTCGGATCAATATTCAAGCGGTTACGATAACTGCACAACGCCTAGAACCGGAACGTGCCTAAACTTGCACACCAACCAGGCCGATACGCCGAAAGTCAACAGCAGCAAGGTTGGACTGTATTTTGATGACGAGATCGAGGTCGGTTCGTCGGGTGTGACCGTAACTCCAGGCTTGCGTTTTGATTGGGTGAAGCATTCTCCGGAAATGACACCCGAGTATGACCGCAACTATCTCAATCCGGCACTGCCGAACGGCTTCGAGGATGCGGGATTGTCACCGAAGTTGCGTCTGGCATATGACCTGCAGCCTGACGTGACGTTTTACGGTCAGTGGGCGATGGCGTTTCGTGCGCCTACGGCCAGCGAACTCTACAGCGCGTTTGGCGGATCCGGCACTTATCTGCGCGTTGGCAATGCCGATCTCCAATCCGAAACGAGCAATGGCTTCGAGTTCGGGGTCGATCTCGGTGACGAAGAGATGGGCGCACGTGCCTCAGTGTTCTACAATCGATACAAGAATTTCATTGACGTCACCTCGATCACTGCTGCCGAGGCCGCCGCACTTGGTTTCACCGGTACTTACCCTCAAGGCAGGACCCGCTATTCCAATATCTCCGATGTTGAGATGTTCGGCGTAGATCTTTCAGCTCATAAAGTGTTCGACAACGGTTTCCGCGTTTCGGGCGGCCTTGCCTATGTGAAGGGCAATGATCTTGATCGTGGCACCTTTATCCGTTCGGTTGCGCCGCTTAAAGTCGTGGCCAGCATTGGCTACGACACTGAATTCTGGGGAGTTGGTGCCGATTTCGTCGCGGCGCAAAAATCGAGAGCCGACGACGGTAAGGGCACGGCTGGCACTTCCTATTTTAGGACTGCAGGCTACGGTGTCGTTGACCTCAATGCATGGTGGGAGCCGGAACAGCTGAATGGCATGCGGATCACCGCCGGGGTTTATAACGTCTTTGACAAGACCTACTTCGATTACGCATCGGTCCGTACAAATTCATCGACGCAGGCGCGGGACTTCTACTCTGAACCCGGCCGTACCTTCAAAATTTCGCTCACCCAGAAGTTCTGA
- a CDS encoding extensin family protein: MKKTRTPALVGLLLAWSIVTGLTLPSRGPLPQMRPQVATPAPDAEARANDGAQASAPLEAPTPQSKPETAADAEEGTEPSRPAETEAAKDKASEETKPDGDEQKAAPLDPPPPVEDPKALAACLADLKALGARFETDKAIDDADGCGIAAPITLTRLLPDVALEPEATLRCETALQLARMTRDMLKPAAEAAFPDKPKLAAIRHASGYVCRNRNSVETGKVSEHAYGNAIDIAGLRFGNDDMAVMIASQDNGTAEAAFQRAFNAIACLYFTTVLSPGSDATHQDHMHLDVIKRKSGYRYCR; encoded by the coding sequence ATGAAGAAGACGAGAACGCCGGCACTGGTCGGTCTCCTGCTGGCCTGGTCGATCGTGACCGGCCTTACCCTTCCCTCGCGCGGCCCCCTGCCGCAAATGAGACCACAGGTGGCAACGCCGGCACCGGACGCAGAGGCGAGAGCGAACGACGGCGCCCAAGCATCCGCTCCCCTCGAGGCTCCCACACCGCAGAGCAAGCCCGAGACGGCGGCCGATGCAGAGGAAGGCACAGAGCCGTCAAGGCCTGCGGAAACGGAGGCAGCAAAGGACAAGGCGAGTGAAGAGACCAAGCCTGATGGGGATGAGCAGAAAGCCGCTCCCCTTGATCCGCCCCCGCCGGTCGAGGACCCAAAGGCTCTTGCCGCATGCCTCGCGGATCTCAAGGCGCTCGGTGCGCGCTTCGAGACGGACAAAGCCATCGATGACGCCGATGGCTGCGGCATCGCGGCCCCGATCACGCTGACAAGGCTCCTCCCGGACGTCGCCTTGGAGCCGGAGGCGACGCTTCGCTGCGAGACGGCATTGCAACTGGCGCGCATGACACGCGACATGCTGAAGCCGGCAGCAGAAGCCGCCTTCCCCGACAAGCCGAAGCTTGCCGCCATCCGCCACGCCTCGGGTTATGTCTGCCGCAACCGAAACAGCGTAGAGACCGGCAAGGTGTCGGAGCACGCCTATGGTAATGCGATCGACATTGCCGGCTTGCGTTTCGGCAACGACGACATGGCGGTGATGATTGCAAGCCAAGATAACGGTACGGCCGAAGCCGCCTTCCAGCGCGCCTTCAATGCCATCGCCTGCCTCTATTTCACCACGGTGCTTTCCCCCGGCAGCGACGCGACACATCAGGATCACATGCATCTGGATGTCATCAAGCGGAAGAGCGGCTACCGCTACTGCCGGTGA
- a CDS encoding anthranilate synthase — translation MSTILQEDGSEAYQTRGGVTVTRRRRPTPYGDAISTYVDKLDERRGAVFSSNYEYPGRYTRWDTAIVDPPLGISSFGRKVWIEAYNGRGEALLSMIADALASVDDLALGARTATRLDLDVKLPSRVFTEEERSKMPTVFTVLRAITALFYSEEDAAIGLFGAFGYDLAFQFDAIDLKLTRPDDQRDMVLFLPDEILVVDHYSAKAWIDRYDFTKGDVTTTGQSEDIAPEPFVHTDTIPPRGDHRPGEYAELVTKAKESFRKGDLFEVVPGQKFMERCDSKPSQISKRLKEINPSPYSFFINLGHQEYLVGASPEMFVRVNGRRIETCPISGTIKRGADPIEDSAQILKLLNSKKDESELTMCSDVDRNDKSRVCEPGSVKVIGRRQIEMYSRLIHTVDHIEGRLRDGMDAFDGFLSHAWAVTVTGAPKLWAMRFIEKHEKSPRAWYGGAIGMVGFNGDMNTGLTLRTVRIKDGIAEVRAGATLLNDSDPQEEEAETELKASAMIAAIRDAKSGNDASSKRGVARVGEGVNILLVDHEDSFVHTLANYFRQTGATVNTVRTPVPEEIFDSLKPDLVVLSPGPGSPADFDCKATIKKARARQLPIFGVCLGLQALAEAYGGELRQLAVPMHGKPSRIRVLEPGLVFSGLGKEVTVGRYHSIFADPATLPRDFMITAESEDGTIMGIEHTKEPVAAVQFHPESIMTLGGDAGMRMIENVVAHLAKRAKVQAA, via the coding sequence ATGTCGACGATTTTGCAGGAAGACGGCTCGGAAGCCTATCAGACGCGCGGCGGCGTGACCGTCACGCGCAGGCGCCGGCCGACGCCCTATGGCGATGCCATCTCCACCTATGTCGACAAGCTCGACGAGCGGCGCGGCGCTGTCTTCTCGTCCAACTACGAATATCCGGGTCGTTATACGCGCTGGGATACGGCCATCGTCGATCCGCCGCTCGGCATTTCCTCCTTCGGCCGCAAGGTGTGGATCGAGGCCTACAACGGTCGCGGCGAAGCGTTGCTGTCGATGATCGCCGACGCTCTGGCCTCCGTTGACGATCTGGCGCTGGGTGCCCGCACCGCGACCCGCCTTGATCTCGACGTCAAGCTGCCGTCACGCGTCTTCACCGAGGAAGAGCGCTCGAAGATGCCGACGGTCTTCACGGTTCTGCGCGCCATCACGGCGCTGTTTTATTCGGAAGAAGACGCGGCCATCGGCCTGTTCGGCGCCTTCGGCTATGATCTCGCCTTCCAGTTCGACGCCATCGACCTGAAACTCACCCGTCCCGATGACCAGCGCGACATGGTGCTCTTCCTGCCGGACGAGATCCTCGTCGTCGACCATTATTCCGCCAAGGCCTGGATCGACCGCTACGACTTCACCAAGGGTGACGTCACCACCACAGGCCAGTCGGAGGATATCGCGCCGGAGCCCTTTGTGCACACCGACACGATCCCGCCGCGCGGCGATCATCGTCCCGGCGAATATGCCGAGCTGGTTACCAAGGCCAAGGAAAGCTTCCGTAAGGGCGACCTGTTCGAGGTCGTGCCGGGTCAGAAGTTCATGGAACGCTGCGATTCAAAGCCGTCGCAGATCTCCAAGCGGCTGAAGGAAATCAATCCCTCGCCCTATTCCTTCTTCATCAATCTCGGCCATCAGGAATATCTCGTCGGCGCATCGCCGGAGATGTTCGTGCGTGTCAATGGTCGGCGCATCGAAACCTGCCCGATCTCGGGCACGATCAAGCGCGGCGCGGACCCGATCGAGGATTCCGCCCAGATCCTGAAGCTGCTCAACTCCAAGAAGGACGAGAGCGAGCTCACCATGTGCTCGGACGTCGACCGCAACGACAAGTCCCGCGTCTGCGAGCCGGGCTCGGTCAAGGTCATCGGTCGCCGCCAGATCGAGATGTATTCGCGCCTCATCCACACAGTAGACCACATCGAGGGTCGCCTTCGCGACGGCATGGACGCCTTTGACGGCTTCCTGTCGCATGCCTGGGCTGTCACCGTGACCGGTGCACCGAAACTGTGGGCCATGCGTTTCATCGAAAAGCACGAGAAGAGCCCGCGCGCCTGGTATGGTGGTGCGATCGGTATGGTCGGCTTCAATGGCGATATGAACACGGGGCTTACGCTGCGCACCGTGCGCATCAAGGACGGCATTGCTGAAGTGCGTGCCGGTGCGACGCTGTTGAACGACAGCGACCCGCAGGAAGAAGAAGCCGAAACCGAACTGAAGGCCTCCGCCATGATTGCAGCGATCCGTGACGCCAAGAGCGGCAATGATGCCTCCTCCAAGCGTGGCGTGGCGCGGGTGGGCGAGGGCGTCAACATCCTGCTCGTCGACCATGAGGATTCGTTCGTCCATACGCTGGCCAACTACTTCCGCCAGACGGGTGCCACCGTGAACACCGTGCGCACGCCGGTGCCGGAGGAGATCTTCGACAGCCTGAAGCCCGATCTCGTTGTGCTGTCGCCCGGTCCCGGCTCGCCTGCCGATTTCGATTGCAAGGCGACAATCAAGAAGGCGCGCGCTCGGCAATTACCGATCTTCGGCGTCTGCCTCGGTCTGCAGGCGCTGGCGGAAGCCTATGGTGGCGAACTCCGCCAGCTCGCGGTTCCCATGCATGGCAAGCCGTCGCGCATCCGCGTGCTCGAACCCGGCCTCGTCTTCTCAGGCCTGGGCAAGGAAGTGACCGTCGGTCGCTACCACTCGATCTTCGCCGATCCGGCAACGCTGCCGCGCGATTTCATGATCACGGCAGAAAGCGAAGACGGCACGATCATGGGTATAGAGCACACCAAGGAACCGGTCGCCGCCGTCCAGTTCCACCCGGAATCGATCATGACGCTCGGCGGCGATGCCGGCATGCGAATGATCGAGAATGTGGTGGCGCATCTGGCGAAACGGGCGAAGGTGCAAGCGGCTTGA
- a CDS encoding CopG family ribbon-helix-helix protein, producing the protein MTKVVLTTEIDAGLNQALQEIARFDKRSASDLADQAIRNLVEERVATRELVRHGLRLVDAGDVKAVDSAEVHRWLMSDEDDFPAAR; encoded by the coding sequence ATGACCAAGGTCGTTTTGACCACTGAAATCGACGCCGGTCTCAATCAGGCGCTTCAAGAGATCGCGCGTTTCGACAAACGCTCGGCTTCCGACCTAGCAGATCAGGCTATCCGAAATCTTGTGGAGGAGCGCGTCGCGACGCGTGAACTGGTACGTCATGGACTTCGTCTCGTTGACGCAGGTGACGTCAAGGCCGTGGACAGTGCAGAGGTGCACCGCTGGCTGATGTCTGACGAGGACGATTTTCCGGCGGCGCGCTGA